The Tautonia plasticadhaerens nucleotide sequence CTGAGGCACATGCGAGTAATGCCGTGGGCACCACCGCCCAGGCCCAGAGAAGGCGGTCGGGGCCGGCCCGATCGGCCCGGGCCCGGCCGAAGGAGTTCCGGGCGCCGACGAGGGCGATGGGGGTCCAGGGGAGCATCTGGACGGACGGGGAGAGCAGGAAGCTCGGCAGGGGCTCGCCGGCGAACTGCCGGGGGTCGGTCGAGATCCGGTCGGTGACGTGGCCGAGCCAGAGCCCGACCGCCTCCGGATGCCTCGACGCGATCACCATCGGCCAGGCCAGGGCGATCAGGCCCGACAGCAGCCAGCCCGGGGGCCAGGCCAGGCGCCGGAGGGCCCGGGCGTCCCGGTCCCAGGTCAGGACGGCGGCGATCGTCGCCGTCGCCAGGGCCGCGCCGAAGCCCACCCCCTTGGCCAGAGACGTGCCGCCGAGCAGCGCGAAGAACGCCCATCGCCAACGGCCCTCCTCGCCGTCGTCGGCCGACCGGAGGCGGTCGAACGCGCAGATCGTCGAGGCGACGAGCAGGGCGAGGACCATGTCGGCGTCGGCCAGCCGGCCGCGGTGGATCGACCAGGAGGCGGTCAGCTGCACCGCCCCGGCCAGCAGCCCGATCCTTGGGCCGAACCTCCGGCCCGCCATCCCCGAGACCAGCATCGCCAGGCCGAAGGCCGACAGCGCGGACGGCAGGCGGCTGGTCGCCTCGTCGACCCCGCCGGAGAGTCCGGAGAGCAGCGCCACCAGCCAGTGCGACAGCGGGGGCTTCTCCAGCCAGGGCCGGCCGCCGATCGTCGGCACCAGCCAGCCGGCCCCGGGCCCGGCCTCGAGCAGCTCCCGGGCCCCCTGGGCGACGATCGCCTCGTGGTAGCTCAGCCGACGGGCCCCCCCCAGGCCGACGCCCAGCACCAGCGCCGCCAGGAGCCCGAGCAGCCACCCCGAGGCCCCGGACCCGGCCGGATCCGGACCTCCCCCGATCGGCCCCGTCGTCGCCATCCGCGTCGCCTCCCCGACCCGGCACCTCGCCTCGACCCGCTCATCCGACCGGGTTCGAGCCGTCAGCTTAGGAGATGACCCGGGTCCCGGGAAGGCGAGCCTGCCCGGCCCCGGCGGCTCCGCCCGTTACGCGTCGATCCTCGCGTAACGGGCGGAGCGTACAGGACCTGGACGGTCGGCCCCAGGCCGGTGGCGGGGGGAGTCGAGCCCCGATCCTCCGGGTCGGCCACCCATCGCCCTCCCGGATCCTGCTCCCCCATGGCCCGATCGCGATCGACCCGGATCCCCCCTTGACCCGGGCCGGATCCCCCCTCGACCCGTTGACATCCGCCGGGGGAAAACCCGTCGACGGCGCGTCGCGCCGGCGCGTATGGCGCCCTCACCGTCGACACCCCCATTCCCCTTCCCGATTCCCGACACAATTCCCCCCCGGCCCGTGCCGGCGGGCGCGACGGCGCCGTCGACGGGTTTTCCCCCGGGGAGGGAGAACGTTCGGCCTACTCAAATTCCTGCCACAGAACGACTTGTGGGTGACCTTGTCGGAACGTGAACGGCGCGAGGCGGCCTCTCCGGAGAAGAAGAATATCTTTTCGTTACTCTACGTAATCAAAGACGGAAAGGTGCAGGTCATTCGTCAGCGTACAGTATCGGTATGGAGCGAACACGGGAAATCTATCCGCCAGGGGAGGCCTGGGCGGACGCGGTCGCACCCGGTCGTCCGGGACACGCTCGGTCGCATTGAGTTCGGGGGAGGCTCGCCCAGGCCGACCGGGGCGTCCCGGTCCGGCCCGGAGGCCGCCACGCGCCCAGGCCTCCCGGCCGAGGCCGCCGCGCCCCCGACGTCGGGGGGCGGGCCGGGTCGGGGCGGCGGGGTGAGAGCGGCGACGGGTCAGCCCTCGCCCATCTCCGCCTCGATGACGCCCTTCGCGAAGGAGTCGTAGGCGCCGCCGATCCGCCTGGCCATCGAGTCGGGGAAGACGTGGAACTCGCCCGCGGCGAGGGCGGCGACGATGGCCTCGGCGACGAGACCGGGGGGCTCGGCGATCTCGGAGAGGCCGGCGTCGTGGCCCATGTCGGTGGCGATCGGCCCCGGGTGCACGCTCAGGATCTCCACCCCGTCGCCGGCCGCCAGCGACCGGAGCGCCTGGGTCAGCGAGTAGGAGGCGGCCTTCGAGGCGCAGTAGGTCGAGAACTGGGGGAAGCACTTCAGGGAGACGACGGAGTTGAGCTGCACGAACGCGCCGCCGCCGTTGGCCTTGAGGACCGGCAGGAAGGCCTGGGCGACCCGGAGCAGGCCGAAGACATTTGCGTCCAGCTCGAAGGCGAGCGACTCGAAGGCGTGGTCGTCCCGGGCCGTCGCGGCCTTCAGGACTCCCGCGTTGTTGACGACCAGCCGGACGTCCCTGGCGAGGCCGGCCGCGGCCGAGATCGTCTCCGGTCGGGTCAGGTCCAGCTCGACCGGCCTGACCCGGTCGCCGTACGCCTCCACGAGCGGCCGGGCCGACTCGGGGTCGCGGACCGCCGCGTAGACCGCATTCGCGCCGTGCTTGATCAGGGCCTCGACGATGGACTTTCCGATCCCCCGGTTCGCGCCGGTGACCAGCGCCGTCTGCCCGTCCACGAGGAATGCCATCGGGTGTTGCCGCCTTTGCTGGAGCGAGGGTGTCGGCCCGGGGTGGAACCCCGGCCCGTCTCGAAGGTGGGTCCGCGCAGCCCGAACCGCCGCCGCACCTCCGCTCGAGGCGGGCAGGGGCGGTGGGCCGAGCGGGGCGAGCCAACCTTACGAAACCGCCGTCGCCCCGGGCAATGCGGCTCAGA carries:
- a CDS encoding glycosyltransferase family 39 protein; protein product: MATTGPIGGGPDPAGSGASGWLLGLLAALVLGVGLGGARRLSYHEAIVAQGARELLEAGPGAGWLVPTIGGRPWLEKPPLSHWLVALLSGLSGGVDEATSRLPSALSAFGLAMLVSGMAGRRFGPRIGLLAGAVQLTASWSIHRGRLADADMVLALLVASTICAFDRLRSADDGEEGRWRWAFFALLGGTSLAKGVGFGAALATATIAAVLTWDRDARALRRLAWPPGWLLSGLIALAWPMVIASRHPEAVGLWLGHVTDRISTDPRQFAGEPLPSFLLSPSVQMLPWTPIALVGARNSFGRARADRAGPDRLLWAWAVVPTALLACASVRNDHYLIHALPPWSIWGALGLARLGDRLRGRRGWSSDRIRRGAIGLFGAIGVGVAVAHVAVIPRFEDRGREWSWYLEAARRVPPEAPLLLLYAWDGPDPWDRLPYPTPFGPVPHDLAVRLFYLDRPASWFNGPDRLADAPPSPDPFAVIARGRDLPSLRRVGRVEELARGPDHRWDRAYRLFRVEPEADRHGDAPRPRGTP
- a CDS encoding SDR family oxidoreductase — translated: MAFLVDGQTALVTGANRGIGKSIVEALIKHGANAVYAAVRDPESARPLVEAYGDRVRPVELDLTRPETISAAAGLARDVRLVVNNAGVLKAATARDDHAFESLAFELDANVFGLLRVAQAFLPVLKANGGGAFVQLNSVVSLKCFPQFSTYCASKAASYSLTQALRSLAAGDGVEILSVHPGPIATDMGHDAGLSEIAEPPGLVAEAIVAALAAGEFHVFPDSMARRIGGAYDSFAKGVIEAEMGEG